The genomic region TTAATTAGAGAATTAGTGGAGTGGCTTCTGAAATAGTTGAAAAATGCAAAGGAACCCACAAGCTAGCAAGTACTAAGCCAATGAAAAGAAAAAAAGGCAATGTCATTATGCTTATTAATTTGATATGTTGTTTTGGTTTGTTTTTGGAATGGTTTTGGCCTAGTTCCTCATTCCTCACCTCATGTATTTTCTTTTTATTATTAATAAAAAATCTGATAAGAGATGAGCGTGCGGTGAGTTCCTGATTGTGTTCCTGATTGTAGCGGTTACATCCAGGGTATAGTGGGTGCTCTGTCATCTAACAGACTGTTACATAGAAGCTGATATCGCCTAATTTTTGTCATATTAAGAGAAAAAAAAACAAATACTAGAACAGCAATTACACATTGATCTCTATTTCATATATCAATGTTTTCAATGGTAATGGCCAAATTAAGGTCAACCGGTGTTGACTTTGAAAAATGTTGCATATATGCATCATCAGTCCAGAGCAATAAGGAAAGTAAACATATAAGAATCGATCACTAGAAAAAAAATTGTAGCATCTTAATATTGTATCCGCTGCAAGCTAGCACTATACCTCTAAATAATGCTAATAGATTGTATGTATAACATTCCATCATCACCGTATTGTTGGTTGGTAACAGATTAAGTAATTGTAGGATGTAAAGTATTAAACAATCTCCTTCTTCTTGTCTATTTGTTTCAAGTAAAATAAGGGAGTAGGTTAGTTTTTCGGTGAATGGCGTTAGATCGAGTCCCGGCCCTATAATTCGAAGGCGGAATGATCCACCCTAATTTATAAATAGGAAGGGAAAACAAAACTAGGAAAACAGAAATATCGAGTTGTATTTAAACAAAGAAATATTGTAGCAAACCATGCATTGAGATGAGTGAGATCACGCACATAAGGTAAAGGTAGGCACAAAAGTTACTATTTAACGTCTCCAATATATGCATATTCGTCTGCGTGCTGTTTGGTTTTCCTTGTAGTGAAGCGGTAAAAGTGTTTGAACGTATGGTCTATATATAATTTGTATCATCGATCAATCCGTAACATATTAACCATATGTTCAAGCACTTTGAGCTCCAAAATCAAAACTTGGTATAATCTTTTGACATTTGGACTAATCTGCTATGTACTCCATCATCGACTTCCTTTGCACCCGTCCTTACGCCAGTCCGGAGCTTTAGATTGTGAAAATACAAGTGATTGTATTGAAAACTGGCCTATATATACGACTTTCCTTAATCTGTACAACTCTTACCTTCATGATTTGGAACGTAAAATAGAAAAAGGAGCAGAAGTATAGTATTGTGATATAAAGAGTCACTAAACACTAAACCGATTATAGGTACGTATGACTTAAGTCACATCTTAAGAAAACACATTTAGTAGAATTTGTTTCTTTCATTTGGTTGGCCTGAAATTAGTTTCGTGCAAAAATATTTGCTTCCTCATTCTAAACGTTTTGGTGATATACGAACATCGAATGTGGAAAGCTTCGAAAAAGAAACGACGAACGGTGCCATTGTTCATGTTTCGAAACGTTTCTCCGAGAAACGCGGCTACTTGCCGCCTCTTTCCTTTCTTATCACTTATTTTCCCAACCAAAAAAAAAAAAGCCAGAAATGACTTTGTTTGTATTATAAGGTGGTCATTGTATATAAAAATTTTGACAGTGAAGAGAGATAAACATAAGAGTAAACAAGCCCTATAGTTAGCTCGATGACAAATCGCAAATAGTTTATATTAGCAATTCGGCAAAATTCAGACATTATTTTATTCTCAACCCTCTGTTCTTTAATTTCTTTCTTTCTCTCTCTTTTTCTGTTGCGTATGGAGTAGACTCAGTAGAGCTGTTTTGTGTGAAAAGTCAGCTCCCGATCTCCACCTCTCTCTGATCTCTTTTCTTTCTCAAAACCATTCTCTTTCTCATGACTTTGTTTGTTTTTGAGAAGCACATAACCATATAACAATCCACAACATCATCGATCACCTCCAAAACTCGTTTCCATTGCGCCCTCTCTCTCTCTCTCTCTCTTTGCTTCAGCTCCACACACCATTATCGATCACAGCTAGCATATCTGCTTGATCAGACCTAAAACCCCAAATTATTAGCTTATATGCTGCTCTACGTCAGCTAGGGTTGATTCAAATGACAGTTTTTCTATACTAGTTTGTGTATTAGTATCATGTGCAGCTTGTCCATGCCAATTGGGATGGAGAATTATCAAGGCGATTTAACTGATATACTTCGAGCTGGTGCTGCTGCTACTGGATCGTCCTCATCGTCGGCTTATCATTCCGAAACAATGAACTCCGAGAGTTGGCAGTTTTCCTCCGATGATAACCATTCTATGAAATTCTCGACGTCAATAGCCATGGGAGAAGAAGTAGAAGACGCAAGGGACAATTTCGGCGATCCGTTCTCGTCCTACATACGCGATCCACTTCTTCACGAGCTGACGTCGTCCACTTCCACCGGCGGCTTCTTCAGTTCGACTCCGGAAATGAACATCAGTGTAGACATGGAAGCTCGTGCGGCGCCGTTTGGTGCTTCTCATGTACTTGGTCAACACCATCATCAAGGTGAAGTTAGTAAGAGGTCTGCTTGCAACAACATATTCTCACGTATGCTTCAGATCTCCCCCGGCGGCGACGTGGCGGGGTGTGATTCGGTGGCGGTGTTGGGGTCGTCGCCGAGGGGAGGAGGAGGAATCAAGGCGGGGCCTGGTGGTGTTATGGTTGGAAGCGACATGATTAATGCAAACAGCTCAAAAGGTTGCTTGCTCGAGAACACCGGAGTTGGGGTGCAGATCTCATCTCCACGGAATCCGGGTATCAAGCGAAGGTAAAGAGAGAGAGAGAGTTGAGATTTAAGAAATAGAGAGAGAGCTTTTAATATTTCTTGATCGATGCATGATTCCATGATTTAATTAAACCCTTGTTAACAACTATAGGACTTAATTATTCACACTTGTTAAATAACCCCGAGATTAGTAGCCATAGTTAGTCATAGATTAGCAACCCTTTTCTGCAACTTGGGTTTTGGTTCAATCTAAGAATAGGGTTTGTTTTTGTTATAGTCTCGCTTTTTAGTATCATCATCATCTCCCTTAGTTTGACTGAAGGGTCTTGTTGATTCATGAAGAGGTCTAAGCTAAGCTTAGCTAGCTGGGACTGTTTTCCAGGTGAGACCACATTGTTACAAAAGGTGGGGTGGGGGGGGGGCATTGTTTGTGTCACAATAGCAATCACGCACTTAGCTTTCATCCTTTATCTTTTCACCCCAAACCCAGCTATCGAAACATCGCTGTTTTCTGGAATAATAGACTGAACCAAGCAATGTACGTATCCAAATATTTCATCTGTATTGAGTTAATTAGCGAGCTCGAACGATAAGCGCGCTAATAATCATCATCAGTCAAGTAATTAAGATTAATGGATTGTATTATATTGTATGAGCAGGAAGAGCCAGGCGAAGAAGGTGGTATGCATTCCAGCACCAGCAGCAGCAAACAGTAGGCCAACTGGAGAAGTAGTTCCATCTGATCTGTGGGCATGGAGAAAGTATGGTCAGAAACCCATCAAAGGTTCACCATACCCAAGGTTTGTTCAGCCAGTCTCTTACTTACTACGTTCTTGACATCGTCGTAATCGATGACATACAGAAAGTTCCTGGAACTAAGGCTAAGGCTGCCATTTGCATACTTCACTGACAACCATGGAAGTGCATGTTGTGTCCCTTCTGCAAAATCATATATTATACTTTCAGCATTGAATGCAATATTGATAAATATTATTGATGTTAGTAATATCAAATTTAGTACCCATTTGCGAGTATAGTATTTACTTCGAATTAATGAGATTTTGAAACAAAAAGAAAAACAAATTCTTATTTCACAACTTACAATTCTTAATGTTGTAGCAATATTTGAGTTGAATGAGATGTAACTTGGATTATTAAGAGTTTGACATGCAAAATGATTTGATAAACAAACTGTTAACCCTAACATGTCTGAAACTTTTGAGAAAAAAAGAAGGAAAAAAAAAGCATTTACAACAGTGCATCAATTAAACTGTTACAAGTGGTATATGATGCAAGCAAAGATAATGAGGGTTTTTGATTTTTGAACTGATTAATTAACAAACTGTGTGCAGAGGTTACTATAGATGCAGCAGCTCAAAGGGTTGCTCAGCAAGGAAACAAGTAGAGCGTAGCCGGACTGATCCAAACATGTTGGTAATCACCTACACTTCCGAGCACAACCATCCCTGGCCAACCCAGAGAAATGCTCTTGCCGGCTCAACCCGATCCCAGCCATCGAAAGCCGGTGCCGGTTCAAAGACCTCTCCTAATACGGGTCATCATCAAAAGCCAAATAGCCCAGCAAAGGAAGAACAGAAGGCTGCAGCTGACGGCATGAACGAGGATAATCATGTACTGTCTCCGGTTAATGCAACTGTTGGGAGTAGTTCAACAGTTAAAGAAGAGTTTGAGGACATTGAGAAGCTGCAATTAGAGATCGATCAACCTCTTCATCACCATCATCAGCATGATAGTGATCATCATCACCAGTTCAGTAATCATGATCAAGGGTTTCCTTACAGACCATCAATGCCTGAACAGTCCAACAACCAATCAGAGGATTTCTTTGCTGATCTAGGAGAAATTGAAGCTGACCCACTAAACCTCTTGTTCTCACAATGTTTCACTGCAGATGAACAGCAAAAGGGAGGAAACAAGGGTGCCATGGATGCCTTCAATCTCTTTGATTGGTCTGGAGATCAAAACACCAATATCACCCCCAACAACGATCCTTCATTTGGTCATGAAGCTAAGAGGGGTCTATAACAAGAGCAACGTACCCTTGAAACAACTTAACATCCTCCCGACTAAACAAGAGTTCAGACTACTCTTTTTAAGTTAGTTTTTGTGGTAATGTTTTGATATGAATCTTCCGGTGTGTATTGAGTACGTAAGACGAGATGAACCACATTTTTAAATCACATTAGATAACTTTGTTGCGACAGGTTAATTGTTACGTACATTTTATCATACACGTTATTTGATATATAATGTGTCACTAATGTGGTCTAAAAATGTAGTTGCTTTAGCACTATTATTGAATTTTACGTGTGGTTGATCACTTGTTCTTCCTTAGCGGAGTTCTATTTACCTTTCTATTACCTTTTCGTTGTCTACCAGAATTAGTCAGGGATTAGGGATAGCGATCGAGATCAGGTAAAGAAAATCAGAGAGAGTGCTGGTTGATTGGGAGCAGACCTAAGAGTCCCACATTCCTTTTGGATTTTTTAGTTGGATGGGACAGAAAGCTTAGGAAATAGGAACAGAAGGTTTAACAGTGGAAACAAGTACCATCCATCAGAGACACTGACAGGGAGAGCTCAGAACTCTCAATAG from Fragaria vesca subsp. vesca linkage group LG3, FraVesHawaii_1.0, whole genome shotgun sequence harbors:
- the LOC101292382 gene encoding probable WRKY transcription factor 14-like, which codes for MCSLSMPIGMENYQGDLTDILRAGAAATGSSSSSAYHSETMNSESWQFSSDDNHSMKFSTSIAMGEEVEDARDNFGDPFSSYIRDPLLHELTSSTSTGGFFSSTPEMNISVDMEARAAPFGASHVLGQHHHQGEVSKRSACNNIFSRMLQISPGGDVAGCDSVAVLGSSPRGGGGIKAGPGGVMVGSDMINANSSKGCLLENTGVGVQISSPRNPGIKRRKSQAKKVVCIPAPAAANSRPTGEVVPSDLWAWRKYGQKPIKGSPYPRGYYRCSSSKGCSARKQVERSRTDPNMLVITYTSEHNHPWPTQRNALAGSTRSQPSKAGAGSKTSPNTGHHQKPNSPAKEEQKAAADGMNEDNHVLSPVNATVGSSSTVKEEFEDIEKLQLEIDQPLHHHHQHDSDHHHQFSNHDQGFPYRPSMPEQSNNQSEDFFADLGEIEADPLNLLFSQCFTADEQQKGGNKGAMDAFNLFDWSGDQNTNITPNNDPSFGHEAKRGL